Proteins encoded by one window of Longimicrobiales bacterium:
- the ligD gene encoding DNA ligase D: MTPRGKQAADLEAYRAKRAPDRTPEPFDSGGSTTGQLYVMQKHAARNLHYDLRLELDGVLKSWAVPKDPSYDQGIKRAAFMVEDHPVEYATFEGVIPKGNYGAGEVIVWDRGVWVPLEDPHEGLDKGKLLFELRGHRMRGRWTLVKVKRGENEWLLIKERDALEGKDRDTFSHDSILTGRTLEDLRTGRDRDADLTQHVTALDAPRRALAPSDMRVMLAETRREPFDDDGWVFELKYDGYRVLGGRSNDEVTLRSRNGNDMARALPDIADALARLPFTDFIVDGEVVVHDDAGLPSFQRLQKRARLTRGVDIRRAAAELPATLYVFDLLAFGGHDLRRLPLLKRKELLRELLPTTGTLRYSDHIVGRGRAFFDLAESMQLEGIIGKRADGVYRSGRSHEWVKIRASKVDDFVVIGLKASKSTRGTFGSLHIAQYDGDRLVYAGSVGTGLTPKHMKEVIARAGESTGTRPAIEGLPKTSEDRWVEPRVVVEVRYLERTEAGQLRHPVFLRLRDDKEAAECVLHFEDVVAADARSQENGVTDAQSQEDGVSAGRSAEATLPTSPLAAEAALPTSPQKRAGRARHRVEAGLPKQEERSVRFTNEDKVLWPEDGYTKGDLIAYYRAIAGWMLPYLRDRPVVQTRFPDGINGKSFFQKDAPEWAPAWLRRETVWSDGSERELSYFIADDTPSLEYLANNASIPLHIWSSRIDAPGQPDWCSLDLDPKGAPFDHVIRVAQAVHRLCDSIGLPNYVKTSGSSGLHVLIPLGRQCTHEQAKLLGELLARHIVGELPDIASIARIVSQREGRVYVDYLQNGRGKLLVAPFCVRPLPGAPVSMPLRWSEVKRGLTIAKHTIRTATRRMARLKEDPMAAVLTETPDLIRALAALSKA; the protein is encoded by the coding sequence ATGACACCACGCGGGAAACAGGCTGCGGACCTCGAGGCGTACCGCGCGAAGCGGGCGCCGGATCGTACGCCCGAGCCGTTCGACTCGGGCGGCTCGACGACCGGCCAGCTCTACGTGATGCAGAAGCACGCGGCGCGGAATCTCCACTATGACCTGCGTCTCGAGCTGGACGGCGTGCTGAAGTCATGGGCGGTGCCGAAGGATCCGTCGTATGACCAGGGGATCAAGCGCGCTGCGTTCATGGTGGAGGATCATCCGGTCGAGTACGCGACGTTCGAGGGCGTCATCCCGAAAGGGAACTACGGTGCGGGCGAAGTGATCGTGTGGGACCGGGGCGTGTGGGTGCCGCTCGAGGATCCGCATGAAGGGCTGGATAAGGGGAAGCTTCTGTTCGAGCTGCGCGGTCATCGCATGCGCGGGCGGTGGACGCTGGTGAAGGTGAAGCGCGGCGAGAACGAGTGGCTGCTTATCAAGGAGCGCGATGCGCTGGAGGGGAAGGACCGCGACACGTTCTCGCACGACTCCATCCTGACCGGTCGTACTCTGGAGGACCTGCGCACGGGCCGCGATCGCGATGCTGACCTCACGCAGCATGTCACGGCGCTCGACGCACCGCGCCGCGCGCTCGCGCCGTCGGACATGCGGGTGATGCTGGCCGAGACGCGCCGTGAGCCGTTCGACGATGATGGCTGGGTGTTCGAGCTGAAGTACGATGGGTACCGGGTACTCGGCGGCCGGTCGAACGATGAGGTCACGCTGCGGTCGCGCAACGGCAACGACATGGCGCGGGCGCTGCCCGACATCGCGGACGCGCTGGCGCGGCTGCCGTTCACTGACTTCATCGTGGACGGCGAGGTCGTTGTGCACGATGATGCGGGGCTGCCGAGCTTTCAGCGACTCCAGAAGCGTGCCCGGCTCACGCGCGGCGTGGACATTCGGCGCGCCGCCGCTGAGCTTCCGGCGACACTGTACGTATTCGACCTGCTCGCGTTCGGCGGTCATGATCTGCGCCGCCTCCCGCTCCTGAAACGCAAGGAGCTGCTGCGCGAACTGCTGCCGACCACGGGCACGCTCCGATACTCGGATCACATCGTCGGTCGGGGCAGGGCGTTCTTCGACCTGGCAGAGTCGATGCAGCTCGAGGGCATCATCGGCAAGCGCGCGGACGGCGTGTACCGGTCCGGTCGCTCGCACGAGTGGGTGAAGATCCGCGCCAGCAAGGTCGACGACTTCGTGGTCATCGGGCTCAAGGCTTCGAAGAGCACGCGCGGCACGTTCGGCTCGCTGCACATCGCGCAGTACGACGGCGACCGGCTGGTCTATGCCGGCTCGGTCGGCACCGGGCTCACGCCGAAGCACATGAAGGAAGTGATCGCGCGCGCGGGTGAATCCACGGGGACCCGGCCGGCGATAGAGGGGCTGCCGAAGACGTCGGAAGATCGCTGGGTCGAGCCGCGAGTGGTCGTGGAGGTACGGTACCTGGAGCGCACCGAGGCGGGTCAGCTCCGGCACCCGGTGTTCCTGCGGTTGCGCGACGACAAGGAAGCTGCCGAGTGCGTGCTGCACTTCGAGGATGTCGTCGCGGCGGACGCGCGCTCGCAGGAAAACGGTGTCACGGACGCGCAGTCGCAGGAAGACGGTGTCTCTGCGGGAAGGTCGGCAGAGGCCACGCTCCCGACGTCACCGCTCGCGGCAGAAGCCGCGCTCCCGACGTCACCGCAGAAGCGAGCCGGGCGCGCGCGGCATCGCGTCGAAGCCGGACTGCCGAAGCAGGAGGAGCGCAGCGTGCGCTTCACGAACGAGGACAAGGTGCTGTGGCCGGAGGATGGCTACACGAAAGGGGATCTGATCGCGTACTACCGCGCGATCGCCGGGTGGATGCTCCCGTACCTGCGCGATCGGCCCGTGGTGCAGACGAGGTTTCCCGATGGCATCAACGGCAAATCGTTCTTCCAGAAGGACGCGCCCGAGTGGGCGCCCGCGTGGCTGCGCCGGGAGACGGTATGGAGCGACGGCTCCGAGCGCGAGCTCAGCTACTTCATTGCCGATGACACGCCATCGCTCGAGTACCTCGCCAACAACGCATCCATTCCGCTGCATATATGGAGCAGCCGCATCGATGCCCCCGGGCAGCCGGACTGGTGCAGCCTCGACCTCGATCCCAAGGGCGCCCCGTTCGATCACGTCATCCGGGTCGCGCAGGCGGTCCATCGTCTCTGCGACAGCATAGGGCTGCCGAACTACGTGAAGACGAGCGGATCGAGCGGGCTCCACGTGCTGATACCGCTCGGCCGGCAGTGCACGCACGAGCAGGCGAAGCTGCTGGGAGAGCTGCTGGCGCGCCACATTGTCGGCGAGCTGCCGGACATCGCGTCGATCGCGCGTATCGTGTCACAGCGTGAGGGCCGGGTGTACGTGGATTACCTTCAGAACGGCCGCGGCAAGCTGCTCGTCGCACCGTTCTGCGTGCGGCCGCTGCCGGGCGCGCCGGTGTCGATGCCGCTCCGCTGGTCGGAGGTGAAGCGCGGCCTGACGATTGCGAAGCACACGATCCGGACTGCGACACGGCGTATGGCGCGGCTGAAGGAGGACCCGATGGCCGCGGTTCTGACGGAAACGCCCGACCTG